A DNA window from Bos indicus isolate NIAB-ARS_2022 breed Sahiwal x Tharparkar chromosome 9, NIAB-ARS_B.indTharparkar_mat_pri_1.0, whole genome shotgun sequence contains the following coding sequences:
- the SAMD5 gene encoding sterile alpha motif domain-containing protein 5 isoform X2, which yields MCTNIVYEWLKALQLPQYAESFVDNGYDDLEVCKQIGDPDLDAIGVLAPAHRRRILEAVRRLREQDAAAAGLYFTLEPQPPPAPPGPSPLAVPTRRLGESCGGPSQGPRGDPRGQTTAPRGRELVSYPKLKLKIMIRDKLVRDGIHLSKPPYSRKISFIYFN from the coding sequence ATGTGCACCAACATAGTTTACGAGTGGCTGAAAGCGCTCCAGCTCCCGCAGTACGCCGAGTCCTTCGTGGATAACGGCTACGATGACCTGGAGGTGTGCAAGCAGATCGGGGACCCGGACCTGGACGCCATCGGGGTGCTGGCGCCCGCGCACCGCCGCCGCATCCTGGAGGCCGTGCGCCGGCTGCGCGAGCAggacgccgccgccgccggcctcTATTTCACGCTGGAGCCGCAGCCGCCGCCCGCGCCACCCGGGCCGTCCCCGCTCGCCGTCCCCACCCGCCGCCTGGGGGAGTCGTGCGGCGGCCCGAGCCAGGGCCCCCGCGGGGACCCCCGCGGCCAGACGACCGCCCCTCGCGGCAGGGAGCTGGTGAGCTACCCgaaactgaagctgaagatcATGATCCGGGATAAGCTCGTCCGCGACGGCATCCACCTGAGCAAGCCCCCGTACTCCCGCAAG